From a single Podarcis raffonei isolate rPodRaf1 chromosome 10, rPodRaf1.pri, whole genome shotgun sequence genomic region:
- the LOC128421748 gene encoding protein SCO2 homolog, mitochondrial isoform X1 — protein sequence MLRSFVSPSLWHVVPGQTSHLWGRRRCPFLCKQARCRFQAAWHSRLPSLVGGTGWQASLLNPLEKGASDSAAQGACLGVRGASHPSRTQRHTAGWRSFSQGTPQSPSSGPRLPFKTRLLITVLFGGGILAGWLYLRKEKLRQEKLRRIEELRKLALGQGDFRLLDHTGRPRSKADLRGSWVLLYFGFTHCPDICPEELEKMSRVVELLDGKSHLPRVQPVFITVDPERDDVPAMAKYVRDFHPRLLGLTGTPEQVREVGRAFRVYASAGPRDEDGDYIVDHTVIIYLLSPDGLFLDYYNRNKTEAQIAKSVQGHMDTYQSLFG from the coding sequence ATGCTTCGGTCCTTTGTCAGCCCGAGCCTCTGGCATGTGGTGCCAGGCCAGACCTCCCACCTTTGGGGGAGAAGAAGATGCCCGTTTCTCTGCAAACAAGCCAGGTGCCGCTTCCAGGCAGCCTGGCACAGCCGGCTTCCATCTTTGGTTGGTGGCACAGGTTGGCAGGCATCTCTGCTGAATCCCTTGGAAAAGGGCGCTTCTGACTCCGCAGCCCAGGGCGCTTGTCTGGGAGTGAGAGGGGCTTCGCACCCCAGCAGGACACAGCGGCACACGGCCGGCTGGAGGTCTTTCTCCCAGGGGACCCCGCAGAGCCCCTCGTCCGGCCCCCGCCTCCCGTTCAAGACTCGACTACTCATCACAGTCCTCTTTGGCGGCGGTATCCTGGCCGGCTGGCTGTACCTGCGGAAAGAGAAACTCCGGCAGGAGAAACTGAGGCGCATTGAGGAGCTGCGGAAGCTGGCCCTCGGGCAGGGGGATTTCCGGCTGCTGGACCACACGGGGCGGCCCCGCTCCAAGGCCGACCTGCGGGGCAGCTGGGTCCTGCTCTACTTTGGCTTCACCCACTGCCCGGACATCTGCCCCGAGGAGCTGGAGAAGATGAGCCGCGTGGTGGAACTGCTGGACGGCAAATCTCACCTGCCCAGAGTCCAGCCCGTCTTCATCACGGTCGACCCCGAGAGGGACGACGTGCCGGCGATGGCCAAGTACGTCCGAGATTTCCACCCACGCCTCCTGGGGTTGACGGGCACCCCAGAGCAGGTGCGGGAAGTGGGACGGGCCTTCCGGGTCTACGCCAGCGCCGGCCCCAGAGACGAGGATGGCGACTACATTGTGGACCACACCGTGATCATCTACCTGCTCAGCCCAGACGGGCTCTTCCTGGACTATTACAACCGGAACAAGACGGAGGCGCAGATCGCCAAGAGTGTGCAGGGACACATGGACACCTACCAGAGCCTCTTTGGCTGA
- the LOC128421748 gene encoding protein SCO2 homolog, mitochondrial isoform X2: MRRIGEVEPKVSAGRRTRKFSPSRFVRMLRSFVSPSLWHVVPGQTSHLWGRRRCPFLCKQARCRFQAAWHSRLPSLVGGTGWQASLLNPLEKGASDSAAQGACLGVRGASHPSRTQRHTAGWRSFSQGTPQSPSSGPRLPFKTRLLITVLFGGGILAGWLYLRKEKLRQEKLRRIEELRKLALGQGDFRLLDHTGRPRSKADLRGSWVLLYFGFTHCPDICPEELEKMSRVVELLDGKSHLPRVQPVFITVDPERDDVPAMAKYVRDFHPRLLGLTGTPEQVREVGRAFRVYASAGPRDEDGDYIVDHTVIIYLLSPDGLFLDYYNRNKTEAQIAKSVQGHMDTYQSLFG, translated from the exons atgcgcagaatcgGCGAGGTCGAGCCCAAGGTGTCCGCCGGCAGGAGAACCCGGAA GTTTTCTCCTTCCAGATTTGTCCGGATGCTTCGGTCCTTTGTCAGCCCGAGCCTCTGGCATGTGGTGCCAGGCCAGACCTCCCACCTTTGGGGGAGAAGAAGATGCCCGTTTCTCTGCAAACAAGCCAGGTGCCGCTTCCAGGCAGCCTGGCACAGCCGGCTTCCATCTTTGGTTGGTGGCACAGGTTGGCAGGCATCTCTGCTGAATCCCTTGGAAAAGGGCGCTTCTGACTCCGCAGCCCAGGGCGCTTGTCTGGGAGTGAGAGGGGCTTCGCACCCCAGCAGGACACAGCGGCACACGGCCGGCTGGAGGTCTTTCTCCCAGGGGACCCCGCAGAGCCCCTCGTCCGGCCCCCGCCTCCCGTTCAAGACTCGACTACTCATCACAGTCCTCTTTGGCGGCGGTATCCTGGCCGGCTGGCTGTACCTGCGGAAAGAGAAACTCCGGCAGGAGAAACTGAGGCGCATTGAGGAGCTGCGGAAGCTGGCCCTCGGGCAGGGGGATTTCCGGCTGCTGGACCACACGGGGCGGCCCCGCTCCAAGGCCGACCTGCGGGGCAGCTGGGTCCTGCTCTACTTTGGCTTCACCCACTGCCCGGACATCTGCCCCGAGGAGCTGGAGAAGATGAGCCGCGTGGTGGAACTGCTGGACGGCAAATCTCACCTGCCCAGAGTCCAGCCCGTCTTCATCACGGTCGACCCCGAGAGGGACGACGTGCCGGCGATGGCCAAGTACGTCCGAGATTTCCACCCACGCCTCCTGGGGTTGACGGGCACCCCAGAGCAGGTGCGGGAAGTGGGACGGGCCTTCCGGGTCTACGCCAGCGCCGGCCCCAGAGACGAGGATGGCGACTACATTGTGGACCACACCGTGATCATCTACCTGCTCAGCCCAGACGGGCTCTTCCTGGACTATTACAACCGGAACAAGACGGAGGCGCAGATCGCCAAGAGTGTGCAGGGACACATGGACACCTACCAGAGCCTCTTTGGCTGA